The Methanofollis sp. UBA420 genome contains a region encoding:
- a CDS encoding DUF3795 domain-containing protein: MEPNIKTAVCGVICDECEHRQECGGCDHVQGRPFWTAFVGAEICPVYACCTGERHFAHCGECPDLLCERFTRYRDPDVGEEEARAGLETRKARLLARGK; this comes from the coding sequence ATGGAACCCAATATCAAGACCGCTGTCTGCGGTGTGATCTGCGACGAGTGCGAGCACCGGCAGGAGTGCGGCGGATGCGACCATGTACAGGGGCGGCCCTTCTGGACGGCTTTTGTCGGCGCCGAGATCTGCCCGGTGTATGCCTGTTGCACGGGCGAACGGCACTTCGCCCACTGCGGCGAGTGCCCGGACCTGCTCTGCGAGCGTTTCACCCGGTACAGGGATCCGGACGTGGGCGAGGAGGAGGCCAGGGCCGGGCTTGAGACGAGGAAGGCGCGGCTCCTCGCCAGAGGGAAATAG
- the hxlB gene encoding 6-phospho-3-hexuloisomerase codes for MPEGCYSITDLMLLMTDKIGETARVLDDTETGAFVDAILAAQRIYVVGAGRSGLVARAFAMRLMHLGMEAYVVGETITPALRKGDLLVAFSGSGETHSIVEFCETAQALGGRVCLLTATPDSTLGRIAEIVVDLGVAAPPVPETPGQYEVRQLTGQYRSVSPEFAPFGTLFEMTSLIFSDAVLSALMELKHCSLDEIKGRISNIQ; via the coding sequence ATGCCAGAGGGATGCTACAGTATCACCGACCTCATGCTCCTCATGACCGACAAGATCGGCGAGACGGCGAGAGTTCTTGACGATACCGAGACGGGCGCGTTTGTCGACGCCATTCTTGCGGCACAGAGGATCTATGTGGTGGGTGCCGGGCGGTCGGGCCTTGTCGCCCGGGCGTTTGCGATGCGGCTGATGCACCTCGGGATGGAGGCCTATGTGGTGGGGGAGACGATCACCCCGGCCCTGCGCAAGGGCGACCTCCTTGTCGCCTTCTCCGGGTCAGGGGAGACGCACTCGATCGTCGAGTTCTGCGAAACGGCGCAGGCCCTCGGCGGCCGGGTCTGCCTCCTTACTGCGACGCCCGACTCGACCCTCGGCCGGATCGCCGAGATCGTCGTGGACCTTGGCGTGGCGGCGCCGCCTGTTCCCGAGACTCCCGGACAGTACGAGGTGCGGCAACTCACCGGACAGTATCGCTCCGTCTCTCCTGAATTCGCTCCCTTCGGAACGCTCTTCGAGATGACGTCCCTCATATTTTCTGATGCGGTCCTCTCAGCCCTGATGGAACTGAAGCACTGCAGTCTCGACGAGATCAAGGGGCGGATCTCGAATATCCAGTGA
- the nifU gene encoding Fe-S cluster assembly scaffold protein NifU, protein MEDRPQIGYSKKVMDHFMNPRNVGDIENADGIGTVGNPVCGDLMQVSIRVENDVITEIKFKTFGCGSAIATASMVTEMAKGKHIDEALKITRQDVADELEGLPPVKMHCSNLAADALHEAIKDYRAKKEAKKEAIEEPAR, encoded by the coding sequence ATGGAGGACAGGCCGCAGATCGGCTATTCAAAAAAAGTGATGGACCACTTCATGAACCCCCGCAATGTCGGTGATATCGAGAACGCCGATGGCATCGGGACGGTGGGAAACCCTGTCTGCGGGGACCTGATGCAGGTCTCGATCAGGGTGGAGAACGACGTGATCACCGAGATCAAGTTCAAGACCTTCGGCTGCGGGTCGGCGATCGCCACCGCGAGCATGGTCACCGAGATGGCGAAAGGGAAGCATATCGACGAGGCGCTGAAGATCACGCGGCAGGACGTCGCCGACGAACTCGAAGGCCTGCCGCCGGTGAAGATGCACTGCTCGAACCTGGCGGCCGACGCCCTGCACGAGGCGATCAAGGATTACCGGGCGAAAAAAGAGGCCAAGAAGGAGGCGATTGAAGAACCGGCACGCTGA